CATTCCCTCGTGCTGAGAAGAAGCTGCAACCCATTAGTCTACCCGAGGATGTCTATATCAAGAAGTTCTTCCAAAAACATCCAGAATCTAAACATGAGGATGCCATTAAGTATGGCTTCTGACCTATTCATGgttcttagagcctgtttggatgggcttatgcctataagctgtttgcagcttataagctaaaaaaaataagttggggtagtctaacttattttttttttggcttataagctgttttcagcttataagatgctttagataagctaagtcaaatgagcccaattatttttttgagcttattttaagcacaaaatgactttaagctggccagtcaaacactcaaaaaagtttaaaacagcttataagtaacttataagccaatccaaacgggctcttagtatgTATTGTTTGACTTCCGCAATCATCAGATAGTAGCATTTGCACGTGCTCTGTTAATAAGCTACCCCTGAGGTGTATGCCATGTTGTACTGTTGATCCTAGGGTCTCAACAGCTCAAGTGTGTTGGCTTTAATAGTTTAACATGCAATATGCTGCACAtctaggaaacaagtggggaaaGGCGCTACCAATGTACATAATATGAAAAGTACTATATCGAGAAGTAAAAAATCTTCTATGCTCTCAGCACATCTTGTCTCGTGCAGTCGGGGGTAGATTCAGTCTTTTATCGTAATTCATTATTTTCCTATTGGAGAAATTGGCATGTTGAAATTATCAACTTTTTTGCTCAACTGAGGCTTTATTCTTTAATACTTTTAACAGGATTTCCGGATTTGACCCTCCTCCAGCCCGTCTATTCGGGTGGCGAGTGCTCGAGTTAAAGGAGCAAGGGGTCAGCGAAGAGGAAGCTATGGCTGTTGCTGATGTACGTATCTCGTCTTTCTAAATTCAAACAAATTCGTTGAGGCTCAATCTTCTTCTTGGACCGCTCTTTAAAAACTGTGTGATTTTGTTGTTATAGATGGAATATAGAGGAGAAAGAAAAGCAAAAAAGAAAGCATATTCTCGACTGAAGCAGATTGCACGACTTCAAGGGAAGAAACCACCTCCCAATCCATATCCAAGCGCTATCAAGGAGATACAAGCTGAAGAAAGGAAGTTTGTGCGCGATCGTTTCTATAACCGAGATATTCTTCAAATTGCGGGGAGACTGAAAGAGGAGAGGCAAGCGGAGCTGCAAGATAGAAGAGGTGGAGGTGGCTGGTAAAATCCACAAGGTCTTGGTTCTAATAggttttcttttctctcttttgatGCTTCGATTATGTATCTTTCAGATATTAGATCTCTGTCCAAGTGGTTACACTTTGTGGTAGGCTTGGAGTCCTTTTTCAGTTAAATTGAAAAATAGGTGATAGTCTGAATTTAAAAGAAGCAATTTCTATTAACGTGATTCAACTGCCTTCACTGATGGGAATTCGCGGATTTCAATTTCTATTTTCAtttcctttttcaaaattttaaccaTTCAATGGTTCAGCTTACAAGAGCGTGACGCTAATGTTGACAAGAGATTACGGCCACGAGCATTTATTCGATTTCAACTCTGTCCGTAAACACTAAATTTGTGATGTATTTGGCCACATCGAATAAGCATAATTACAAGTCCTCATATAATTGTCCCTACATAGGGCTCTGACAAAATGCAACACTCGTGGCCCACCTCACCACACCTCAAACATGTCCATCATTTTCAAAATTACTCTATTTTTTCTCACTTAACGTACGGTAAAACGCTTCCACCAAAGTATTCAATTTTCAGGATTTGAACTCGAATTACGGTAAAACGC
The sequence above is a segment of the Lycium barbarum isolate Lr01 chromosome 6, ASM1917538v2, whole genome shotgun sequence genome. Coding sequences within it:
- the LOC132598705 gene encoding uncharacterized protein LOC132598705, coding for MSFMKGDLLSRSRKLVKGLAKAEPVWLKAMEKAPPATFPRAEKKLQPISLPEDVYIKKFFQKHPESKHEDAIKISGFDPPPARLFGWRVLELKEQGVSEEEAMAVADMEYRGERKAKKKAYSRLKQIARLQGKKPPPNPYPSAIKEIQAEERKFVRDRFYNRDILQIAGRLKEERQAELQDRRGGGGW